Proteins from a genomic interval of Arachis hypogaea cultivar Tifrunner chromosome 10, arahy.Tifrunner.gnm2.J5K5, whole genome shotgun sequence:
- the LOC140175598 gene encoding uncharacterized protein — protein sequence MEYLRRFPKTEVRYITREHNSRADALSKLANTKPGGNNRSLVQETLQEPSVTKVDTKLDVLEVFGLNLGWMTPLIKYLKFDILPEEQKEAKKIRREVQNYTLVKSVLYRRGISTPLLKCVPTSKIEEVLDEVHNGICGNHLGVRSLAKKVIRAGFF from the coding sequence ATGGAGTATCTTAGGCGATTTCCTAAAACCGAGGTTAGATATATAACTCGGGAGCacaatagcagagcagacgccctctccaagcTGGCAAATACCAAGCCTGGTGGAAATAATAGAAGCCTAgtccaagaaactctccaagaaccttCAGTCACAAAGGTAGACACCAAGCTAGACGTCTTAGAAGTTTTCGGATTAAACCTTGGTTGGATGACCCCCTTGATCAAATACTTAAAATTTGACATCTTACCGGAGGAACAAAAGGAGGCCAAGAAGATTCGGAGGGAAGTACAGAACTACACATTGGTAAAAAGTGTCCTCTACAGAAGAGGAATATctacaccattgttaaagtgcgttCCGACTTCTAAGATAGAAGAAGTGCTGGACGAAGTGCACAATGGTATCTGCGGGAATCATCTTGGGGTAAGATCTTTAGCCAAAAAGGTTATTCGAGCTGGATTCTTTTGA